CTTAGCACCTACCTCCTCCAAGACAGGGAACCGTCGCCCTTGCCATATTCACTCTCAGCCTTGCCCGTCAGCCTGCAATATGCCTGGGATAGCAACATGCAGTATATATACAGCGCGTTCGCTGGCTTGTCTAGCATCTCATTATCCACAGACGACATCAAGATGTTTCTCAGATCGATTTTTACCAGCGCGATGATCCTCTTCTCGGGGAGTAGCATCGTACATGGCGCTAGCTCTCCGGGGTGCGGAAAGGACTTGCCTATGGTGCAAGAACCTGGTGGGAGTTATTCGACGAATATCACCACGAAGGATGGACGAGAGCGCTCGTATATCATTCACATTCCCTCGAACTATAACAAGAACGAGCCGGTGCCGGTGATCTTCTCGTTCCATGGACGGACCAGGACGGCGAAGTCGCAGGAGAAACTGTCGCAGTTTAGCAATGAGGAATATAATCCGGATGCGATTGCGGTATATCCCCAAGGTATCAAGGTATGTATCTCTCTCTGTGGGAGAGTGAAGGGTAGAAGCTGACGTGAGCAGAACCAATGGCAAGGCGACCCTAGCTCCCAAGGAATCGACGACATCAGTTTCACATTGCAAATGCTTGACCACTTTGAAGACCGCTACTGCATCGACCGAACCCGTGTCTACGCAGCCGGTAAATCCAACGGCGGCGGCCTGACCAATCGGCTCGCGTGCGACCCAACAGCCTCCCAACGTTTTGCAGCTTTCGCCCCCGTCGCGGGCGCATACTACCAAAACGTCACCGAGGACAGTTGCAGGCCCAACACGGTGAAGATCCAGTGCAATCCCGCCCGCACACCGATTCCCATGCTCGCGTTCCACGGCACTGCGGACGAAACGATCCCGTATACAGGGGGCGGCAGGCGCGGGAAGTGTTTGCCTTCAGTACCGCATTTTGTGCGAGAATGGGCGAGCCGCAATGATCTGGGGGGTAAGAACgagacgacgacgacaaaCGGCGGGAAAGTTGAGGTTTCGAGGTTCGGCGACCATGGGGAGGTGGTGCATTATCGGATTGAAAGGTTGGGACATGCGTGGCCGAGCACGGAGCCAAACAGTGATAATCCGCATGGGACGTATGTGGACGCGACACCGATAATCATGGGATTTTTTGATCAGTGGACATTATGATGATCAGGGTCCAGGTCTTTGACGATAGTAGTGTACGATAGCAATGAATGAACAACAATAATGGAGTACCTTGGATGCTCGAGCCGTACCGCCCCTATCGACAGGGAGTCCCGACAGCCAGCCAGCTAGCCCCAAAACAGAGTAGCCGGAGGGCAGCCAAGAAGCCGCTACGGCATAAAGTTTAGCCAAGAAGTAACAGTTATTATTCGGCCGAAAATCGTACCCATTAGTAGCCCACATCTGTGCTAGATAGAGCGTTTCTACTGGCAATCGCCGGGGATGAACACACAGACGGATTATCTTCCAACGCCGGTGCCAACCACGAGTCGATTGTCACCCAATCCCGAGGACCGGAAAATGTCCAAGCGTTTTACTTATTCATGCGCCAAGCAACACGGCTGGGAGATTGGCAATGGCTGACGTTGCCCCCGTGGTTGAGACAAGGATCactgggtgtgctgatcgGACGGTTAATTGAGGTTATTCTGTGATGTCTTGGGAGTAAGCGAGATTCTGGCTGATTTCCTGTTCGGTTTGGTCGGTCAGAGTAAGCAAGTAATCAGCAATGAATCAGCTCTCGGGGGAATTTCAATCTCCGAGTGGAGATGCTACTATGTATGGAGTTAGGTACCCAGTATGCTATGGAGCACTTCGGAAGGATTCAACTGGTCTATGAGTATGGTTATGGATAGTTGCCGGAATAATCTTTGCGATATTATCCCCTGACATTCCCCGAGACTGGACTGCCAGAGAGTTAGGTTCTAGTGATCTGCACCAAAATAACACGCAGcacagaaaagaaagttcCAGTTGAAGCCGGTCCAACCATACATACCAAGCGCACAGTGGCCGATGGCACTAGTTTACCACAGCACGCTGAAAAGACGCAGAGATTTTCGGTTCGGCCAGTCACAGCAATCAGCCGCTTTAAGGTTCCGTCTGGGACGAAAAGGTTTCTGGAAGCGTCCACAAGTTAGTCGGGACTAGGCCAAAGTCAAGTGGATGAAGTTGAAGCCCGTACCAGAAATCaggtggttgcagatgacgaggcctcgttttttgggtcgcgtgtcacgttcctgctgattaatggccttggcggtcatgtgactaaaatacagacggaaacggcctgtgtaaagtttcagtccgcgtcactaatttcaactaccttacatgacttccctatccatcgaaacgtctatggatttaataaaaaccaatgtacatgcgattggaatatagattctaatcaattgattcagaggtgctatatttggtacctgtatgagacagccaatagctacctgaagttgtttgccggcaaaaatatatatatttgttgcggaataaattagggtcacaaatctcacatatagattgttcttcagcacttgctggctactgataaaaagatacaatggaaaaataaaaggcagtgagatgatgaaggctcaacattactatataaacagtttctggatgcttgttgagtacttgctaatcagtttgctgctgttcctgaatttgaatccgctgcctcataagtgtaacgggctaggcccgaaaggcacctcgaaccataaatggttctcgattgaagctattcacaagagcgtgccgaagtcaggtgatcgtagatcacctgatcacgagtatataaatccaccgccagcgtgtctttctttctttctttctttcctttccc
This sequence is a window from Aspergillus chevalieri M1 DNA, chromosome 5, nearly complete sequence. Protein-coding genes within it:
- a CDS encoding alpha/beta hydrolase family esterase (CAZy:CE1;~COG:Q;~EggNog:ENOG410PNAK;~InterPro:IPR043595,IPR029058;~SECRETED:SignalP(1-19);~TransMembrane:2 (n2-13c19/20o43-60i67-86o);~go_function: GO:0030600 - feruloyl esterase activity [Evidence IEA]) is translated as MLTLIFVFTLFFLSTYLLQDREPSPLPYSLSALPVSLQYAWDSNMQYIYSAFAGLSSISLSTDDIKMFLRSIFTSAMILFSGSSIVHGASSPGCGKDLPMVQEPGGSYSTNITTKDGRERSYIIHIPSNYNKNEPVPVIFSFHGRTRTAKSQEKLSQFSNEEYNPDAIAVYPQGIKNQWQGDPSSQGIDDISFTLQMLDHFEDRYCIDRTRVYAAGKSNGGGLTNRLACDPTASQRFAAFAPVAGAYYQNVTEDSCRPNTVKIQCNPARTPIPMLAFHGTADETIPYTGGGRRGKCLPSVPHFVREWASRNDLGGKNETTTTNGGKVEVSRFGDHGEVVHYRIERLGHAWPSTEPNSDNPHGTYVDATPIIMGFFDQWTL